The sequence ATTACTGACGAATCTTGACCTCCCCACATCATTAGCGGAGCTTGGGATTATGGAGGAAGATTTGCCTCTACTTGCCGGGCAAGCCTCACAGATTGATCGCCTTTTGTCCAACACGCCGTACCAATTGACCGAAAAGAAGATCTTAGCCATTTATCAAAAGGCATTCACGGGATACGAGAAAGGACGTGATGAAGGTTGCTGAAAAATCAACTCAAAAAGAAACTCTACATTGATGGCAGGTGGCAGGAAGCAAAGAACTATTATGAGTTGAAATCCCCATTCAGCGGAGACGTCATTGCCAGCGTCCCTTTGGCAGATGAACGGGAAGTGGAAGACGCCTTAGAGAGTGCACAATCAGGTTCTGAGAAAATGAAGCAATTGACTTCCTTGGAACGGTCGGACATCCTTGAGCGGGTTTCGCGACTTTTTGAAGAGAGATTTGAGGAAGCAGCAGAAATCCTTGCCATGGAATGTGCGAAGCCGATAAAGGCAGCTCGTGCTGAAATCGCGCGAACGATTGAAACGTATAAGTTTGCAAGCGAAGAGGCGAAAAGGATTCACGGGGAGACCATTCCGATGGATGCTGCCAAAAGTGGGAAGGGACGATTTGCCTTTACGATCCGTGAGCCTTTAGGGGTCATCGCAGCGATCACGCCCTTTAACTTCCCATTCAACCTTGTGGCCCATAAGCTGGGTCCCGCCTTTGCTGCCGGGAATTCAGTGGTCCTGAAGCCGGCGAATCAGACGCCTTTAAGTGCACTCCTTACAGCGGAAATTTTTGAGCAGGCAGGTCTGCCGGAAGGGGCGTTAAACGTAGTCACGGGGAGAGGCAGTGTCATTGGAAATCAGCTCGTAAAAGATCCGAGAGTGAAAATGGTCACCTTTACGGGAAGTGTAGAGGTTGGGCTTGGCATTAAGGAAAAGGCAGGGTTGAAAAAAGTAACACTTGAACTGGGTTCCAACTCTGCTGTCGTTGTCGATGGGGCGGAGGATATGGATGCTGTCGTTGATCGATGTGTGGAGGGGGCGTATTCGTTTGCCGGTCAAGTATGCATTTCGGTGCAGAGAATATACGTGCAGGAAAAACTCTATGACTCTTTTGTTGATCAATTCATTGAAAGAACGAAACAGCTTGTGATCGGCGATCCAATGTCAGAAGGCACAGACTTATCGGCCATGATCAATCAAGGGGAGGCAGAAAGGATCGAAGAGTGGTTCAAGGAGGCAACAAAAGCAGGTGCGCACATCTTATATGGAGGAAAGCGGGAGGATGCCATCATACACCCAACTGTGATCACGGGGGGATCATCCACTTTATCCCTGAACTGCAAGGAAGCATTTGCTCCCATTGTCACGATCACACCATACGGTTCTTTGGATGAAGCGATCGGACTCGTGAACGATTCGGAATACGGATTGCAGGCGGGTATCTATACTACCTCTGTTCATAAAGCATTCGATGCCCTGCACCGACTTCAAGTCGGGGGAGTCATGATCAACGATATCCCTACTTTCAGAGTCGATCATATGCCATATGGTGGTGTAAAGAACAGCGGTACCGGCCGTGAAGGAATCAAATATTCCGTGGAAGAGATGACAGAACTGAAACTAGTGACATTTAAATTGTAAGAATAGTCAATAAATAAAATTTTGAATGATAGAAAGGGAGATTGCTATGCCGACAGAACAACCGAAAGTGAAACGATATGTATCCAATGAAAAGATGGAAGAAAACTGGATCGTCCGATTTGATGATCTAAAATCAAAAGCCATTCCTCTCATGTTTATTGATAGTATCATACCAGGTCATCAACGCCTGAATTACGCCCTGATCGGGGATACGGCCAGTGAAAATGATACCTATTCCCCTGAAATAACAGAACCACACGGGTTTCAAATCGGCATGGTGAAAGCACCTCCAGGGAATGGACCGGCTTACCATACTCATGACTACATCGAAGCGTTTCTTCCTCTTTCCGGAAAATGGCGTTTCTATTGGGGAAATAGTGAAGATGAGATCGAGGGTGAAACCATCATTGAAGAATGGGATTTAATTTCTCTGCCTCCAGGGTTATGGAGAGGCTTTGAAAATATCAGTGAGGATGATGCTTGGATCTTTGCCGTGCTTGAACAGCATGAAGTATTCAACGGGAAAGATCCATACTGGGCTCCACAGGTCGTCAGGAAAGCTGCGGAACATGGCTTCCATGCAGATCAATCAGGAAAAATGATCAAACCTGAGAATTTTTCAGCACTTGAGAAACAAATGGCGGAGAAGCTGAGGGCGGGAGAGAAATAGTAGATGAAGAAAGAAGCGTTAGTATTCTTACCGGGTACGCTTTGTGATGAGAGACTTTGGGAGCATCAGTTGGAACATCTGACTGATGTTTCCGATCCTTCCGTTTCAATGTTAACTGGAGCAGACACCATAGAGGGAATGGCTGAATCCGTCTTGAAGCATGCCCCTGAACGCTTTGCTCTAGCCGGGCTTTCACTTGGTGGGATTGTGGCAATGGAAGTCATCCGGCAAGCACCAGAAAGAGTGACCAGACTTGCCCTATTGAACTCGAATCCACATGGCCCCAAGCCAGAGCAGTTGGAAAGCTGGAAGAGCCTTATGTCAAAAGTGGAATCTGGGCAGTTCCAAAGCATAGTAGAGGAAAAGTTGTTACCGAATCTCATTCATCCCGGCAGGCAGGAAGATGACCAGTTGGTATCAACCATAAAGGATATGGCGGAGAGAGTAGGACCAGAAGGATATGTGCAGCAATTAATGGCCGTTTCTACGCGTTCTGACCTTCGGGAAGGCTTAAGGCAAATCAACGTTCCCACGCTCCTTTTAGTAGGAAGGGAGGATCAGGTTTGCCCCTTGTCCTTACATGAAGAAATGCAGGCAACTATTTCAGAGTCCCGGTTAGTTATCGTAGATGATTGTGGCCATTTAAGCAGTTTGGAGCGACCGGAAGAAGTGACGGCTGCTTTACGCAACTGGCTGATTGAGTGAAAGGGTGTAAAGTAGGGAGGTAATTTCATTGATCAATCGTGTAAAGGATAAACTCAGAAGCGGGGAAAGAGTACTTGGAAGTTTCATTGGATTCTATTCTCCCAACTTCATTGAAATGATCGGGTATGCCGGATTTGATTTCGTGGTTATAGATGATGAGCATGGGGCATTCAGTTCTTCTGAATTAGAAAACATGATCCGGACAGCCGAATCAGTGGATCTAGTACCCATTGTCCGAGTCTCATATGATCCGTCCAGTATCCAGAAGGCTTTGGATAGAGGGGCCAAAGGGGTACAAGTACCGATGGTCAATTCAAAGGAAGATGCCATAAAGGCTGTGAAAAGGGCGAAGTTCCCCCCTTTAGGAACCAGGGGTGTCGCTTATTCACACAGGGCGGCGCGCTATGGAAATCAAGGAGGGAAGGCATTCTTAGATAGCTCCGATGAAAACATCTTGGTCATTCCACATATAGAAACCCTTGAAGCGGTGGAGAATATTGGGGAGATCATGGGGGTCGAAGGTATCGATGTTCTTTTCATCGGTACAACCGACCTATCGGTTGATATGGGATTTAAAGAAGAAGGTGCCAACCATCCTGAAGTTCAAGGAGTCATACGAAACTTGTATCAAACAGCATCAGAAAATAACGTTGCGATTGGAACGGTTGCGGCTGATAGTACAGGAGCGCAGCAAGCTTTTGAAAAAGGGGCAAATTATGTAGGGGTTGTAGCGAATTCAGTGATTCTTAAGGCGCTTCAGATAGTGGTAGAAGATACTAAAAGAGTTGGAAATGAAATGACCAATAGAGGTATTAGAAAGTAAAAAAAGAAATCTTCACCAAACTCGTAAAATAGATGGGGAAGAATGATGCTTTAGTGACCTTAATATGTTGGGAAAAAGGGAGGGTTCTCGTGCTTACGAATAAGGAAGCATGAGAACCCTCCCTGTGGTTTTTTTCTGCGCATGTCTCCCAACCAGTGGGGCAGGCAGGGACCGAATCTCGTCCTTCGATCCAAGGCACCTTTCTCCCCGACTTACAGAAATTTCTTCAAAGCCATATGAAGACTGGATGTCACAGTGATGTCCGAAGAATTGATTCCGAGATGGGTCATGGTCTGGGCGATCTCGGGTCTTATTCCGGATAGGATGGTTTCGATTCCGATGAGGGATAAGGCATCCATTACCTTGAAGATGCGGTCTGCTACCATCGTATCAATGATCGGAACGCCGGACAGGTCAACCACCAGGTATTCTAAGGATAATTCGCTCCCTCTTGAGAGTGCTTTATCCATCAGTTCTTGGGCTCTTTCGGTGTCGATGTCACCGATCAAAGGGAGTATGCCGACTTGATTGGTTATTTTAATCACCGGGATGGATAATTCTAATGCTACAGCTTCTGCAGCGTTGATCCGTGTATAAAATCTTCTTGTATACGACATGCTCAGCCAATGTACGGCCTTGTCCACCACTGCGTCAAAATCTGAAATCAGGTTATAGAATTCATCGAATGTCAAGTTGAAAGCGGAAGCTTCCTCTTTTATGATTTGTCCGATTAAATTTCGGTAATCTCTTACTTCGTCCAGAGCAATCTCCAATGGAAGGTTGAAATTCACGAGTGTATCGACTGCCTCTGATCCCCACTCCTGTAATTGCTCGAAGGCCGTATCCAAGTCACTTTCGATCGATTTTGCATAAATGTCAATGATATTCTCACGCCAACTATGAAGCTTCGATTCTATGTTGCTGTATTGGCTTGATCTCAAATTGTCCTTTTGAACGATAAGCTCTTGCTTTTGACTCAATACTTTGTCACAGATAGCTTTCGTGTATGTTCGTTTACCTTGATCGATCATGTACTCATCGTCTCTCCTTTTGCTGTAGTTTCCAATTATATTTTAACATATTCAAGAGTGAGAGTTGGAGCATGAACGATTGAGCAGAGCCAGGGGACAATTCTAATGGCTTAGAACCTAGTCGATAAAAAGTGAAGGAATTAGGGTGTTTGTGAGGGAGAAGCAAAGGGGATCGTGAAGTAAAGTGGCGGTTTTGCCACTTTTCTGAGTTCATAAAGGAAGCGCGAGAACCGTCTCTGGGCTTCTCGTTGAATCTAGGGATATGTCTAAAAGAGAGCTGTAGATCATCAAACCATTCTAATTAAAACCAGAACGTTGGTCTAAGAAG is a genomic window of Rossellomorea sp. y25 containing:
- a CDS encoding STAS domain-containing protein codes for the protein MIDQGKRTYTKAICDKVLSQKQELIVQKDNLRSSQYSNIESKLHSWRENIIDIYAKSIESDLDTAFEQLQEWGSEAVDTLVNFNLPLEIALDEVRDYRNLIGQIIKEEASAFNLTFDEFYNLISDFDAVVDKAVHWLSMSYTRRFYTRINAAEAVALELSIPVIKITNQVGILPLIGDIDTERAQELMDKALSRGSELSLEYLVVDLSGVPIIDTMVADRIFKVMDALSLIGIETILSGIRPEIAQTMTHLGINSSDITVTSSLHMALKKFL
- a CDS encoding aldolase/citrate lyase family protein, yielding MINRVKDKLRSGERVLGSFIGFYSPNFIEMIGYAGFDFVVIDDEHGAFSSSELENMIRTAESVDLVPIVRVSYDPSSIQKALDRGAKGVQVPMVNSKEDAIKAVKRAKFPPLGTRGVAYSHRAARYGNQGGKAFLDSSDENILVIPHIETLEAVENIGEIMGVEGIDVLFIGTTDLSVDMGFKEEGANHPEVQGVIRNLYQTASENNVAIGTVAADSTGAQQAFEKGANYVGVVANSVILKALQIVVEDTKRVGNEMTNRGIRK
- a CDS encoding cupin domain-containing protein, coding for MPTEQPKVKRYVSNEKMEENWIVRFDDLKSKAIPLMFIDSIIPGHQRLNYALIGDTASENDTYSPEITEPHGFQIGMVKAPPGNGPAYHTHDYIEAFLPLSGKWRFYWGNSEDEIEGETIIEEWDLISLPPGLWRGFENISEDDAWIFAVLEQHEVFNGKDPYWAPQVVRKAAEHGFHADQSGKMIKPENFSALEKQMAEKLRAGEK
- a CDS encoding aldehyde dehydrogenase family protein, which translates into the protein MKNQLKKKLYIDGRWQEAKNYYELKSPFSGDVIASVPLADEREVEDALESAQSGSEKMKQLTSLERSDILERVSRLFEERFEEAAEILAMECAKPIKAARAEIARTIETYKFASEEAKRIHGETIPMDAAKSGKGRFAFTIREPLGVIAAITPFNFPFNLVAHKLGPAFAAGNSVVLKPANQTPLSALLTAEIFEQAGLPEGALNVVTGRGSVIGNQLVKDPRVKMVTFTGSVEVGLGIKEKAGLKKVTLELGSNSAVVVDGAEDMDAVVDRCVEGAYSFAGQVCISVQRIYVQEKLYDSFVDQFIERTKQLVIGDPMSEGTDLSAMINQGEAERIEEWFKEATKAGAHILYGGKREDAIIHPTVITGGSSTLSLNCKEAFAPIVTITPYGSLDEAIGLVNDSEYGLQAGIYTTSVHKAFDALHRLQVGGVMINDIPTFRVDHMPYGGVKNSGTGREGIKYSVEEMTELKLVTFKL
- a CDS encoding alpha/beta fold hydrolase, whose protein sequence is MKKEALVFLPGTLCDERLWEHQLEHLTDVSDPSVSMLTGADTIEGMAESVLKHAPERFALAGLSLGGIVAMEVIRQAPERVTRLALLNSNPHGPKPEQLESWKSLMSKVESGQFQSIVEEKLLPNLIHPGRQEDDQLVSTIKDMAERVGPEGYVQQLMAVSTRSDLREGLRQINVPTLLLVGREDQVCPLSLHEEMQATISESRLVIVDDCGHLSSLERPEEVTAALRNWLIE